In the genome of Haloplanus salinus, the window GAGGAACTCGAAGATAGCCCGGACGATTGCGTCGGGCAGCCAGCCGAGGTCCAGGAGGTCAGCCATCGATCTGCCTCTCCGATGTGGTCGCGAGCATAACGCTACCCGGATGCGACCGGCCCGTCGCGACGCCAGGCCGTTGCCTCACGGTTCCTCCGTCGTGTGTCCGTTCGTGACTGCGTCCGACCCTCCGTCAGGATCGATCTCTTGGTCGGCGTCGACGACGTCGTTGAGCTCGGTCGCGTGGACATCCTCGTGATCGGCCTCCATCGCCATCTGAAGGTCCATATCGCGGTTCATCACGTGCGGGAGGTCGGTCATCTCGAGGTCCTCGTGGAACGACGCGCCCCTGGGTGTTCCGTCACCCTCGGCGAGGTCGATTCCCTCGACGCCGGCGAGCCAGTCCCACGGATCGAGCTTGTCGTCCAGGACGGTATGCTCGAACGGGCCGCTTCGGATTTCGAGGCGGCGTCGGCCGTGGACGCTGGTCGCGAGCAGGCACTCCGAGTAGTCCGAATCCTGTCCACGGGCTGCGGTCTGGATGAATCGGATTTCGTCGGTCGAGAAGCCGTAGTAGTCGGCCGTCTCCTCGGAGACCGACTCGGCATAGAACAGGCACTTCACGTCACAGTTCTCGTAGACCTCGCGGCGCTCGTTCGTCCGGACGAACTCGTGGGCCGTCTGGCTCATCAGCGTCAACCCGGCCTCGTAGTGGCGCGCGTGACGGATGTACAGGTTGATGAGATCCCGAGCTGCGGGCCGCCCGAGCAGGTAGTGCGCCTCGTCGAACGTGACGTCCACCTTGTAGGGTGACTGCTTTGCCTCGAGGTAGGCCCACGAGAGCATCGCGTGGAGGATGAGCGGCATCTCGCCGGTGTCGGCGAACGAGCTCATGTCCATCACGACCAGTCGAGAGGAGAGATCGAGATTCGTCTGGCCGTTCAGGTTGTGGTTGATACCCCCCGGTTTGAACGACTCGAACTTCGGCTGGAGGCTCCGAGCGAGTTCCTGGTGATGGTCGGTCGGCGTGACGATCGTATCCGTGATCGAGATTCTCCCTCCGTGGAGCGGTCCCACCTCGTCACCGAGTTCCGCCTCTTCGGCGTTCGGAACGCCGTAGGACTGGAACTGCCCGAGTTCGACTCCGTCGATGACGCCCGCCTCGTGGGCGGCTTCGAGGCCGCCGGCAGCGATCACGTTGACGCCACGAATGAGATCGTCGAGCGTAGGCGACTCCCGCGCGTAGGTGTCGAATTCCCCGAGAATGATCCCCTTCGAGATGTAGGCGTAGTGTGCTGCTTGGATGAGAATGCCCTCCTCACCGGCGGACATCCCATCACGCTGGTCGAAGTGGGTGTGCAGCATCTCGATGACCGACCGAATCGTCAGTGCGTACGTGTCGTCGCCGTTCTCCTGTTCGGCGTCCGCCGGCGGCGAGATATCCATCGGATTGACGGTGTAGTTCCCGCCGAAGCGGATCACTTCGCCACCGAGCGACTGTGCGAACCGTGGGTAGTCGTCGCCTGCCGGATCGAACAGGATGCACTGGACGTTCGGGTCCGCGAGCAGTCGCCGGTAGATCTCCAGCTTCCGGAAGTAGCTCTTGCCCGACCCCGTCTTCCCCGAGATGGCCATCGAGTGGCCCGACAGCGCATAGCGGTCGAGAATCACCGGGCGCTTCGTATCGTCGAACCCGAACAGGACACCCTCGGGATCGTAGATGGAGGGTTCGACGAGGTTGAAAAACGTCCCCAGCGCTTCGAGCTGGATCGGGTGGGTGTTGTCGATGGTGTCGCTCGCGAGCGGGGCGACCGATCCAATAGCGTCGAGTTGCTGGTGTTTGACCGGGCTGAGGTCGACGTCCTGTTCGGCGAGGATGGCCTCCACCCGGTCGAGCATCTCGTCGAGATCCTCCCGCGTGTCGGCGACAAGTTCGAGGTAGATCGAAACGTCGTAGAGTTTGGTCGTCCCGCGGATGGTGTTCCGCAGGAGCCGTTCGAGGTCCTGCCGTTCGAGTTCGTCTTGGTAGGTGTCGGTCCGGCCGCGTTTCTGTTTGACCGACAGCGAGGTCACGGCCTGCGTGTACCGCTTCTGGAGCTGGCGGCGAACGTCTTTCGCGGCCCGCGGTTTGACGTGAAGCGAAAGTCGGAGGTCGACGTCGGCGAGCGTCAGCGGCACCAGCCAACCGAGACCGACCTTCCGCGGGAACGAGGTCACGGTGAGGACTTGCGAGATGCGGTCATCGCGCACCTGGAACTTCGGGTAGTCCTGGACGACACGGGGAGCGATGAGCCGCTTGTCGAGCTCGCCGCGCTCTTTCAGCGTCTCCATCGGGGTAGCGAGGTCGACGTCCTCGGCCTGCAGCTGGTAGGCCGCCCACTCGATGTTCTCGGTGGTGGTCTCGCGGTCGAGCAGCGCGAGGTAATCGAGTGCGTGGCGCGTTTCGTCGCCCGAGAGTTCGTCGATCGGCTGCCGCTCGACCGACTCCTCCGTCGTCTCGTTACTAAACGTCTGAGTGAATCGTTTGATCATCTCTGGGTCTCTGCGTGTGCAGTCGGGGTGCTCGCTCGACGGTTCAACTCTTGCAGTCGCTCACACATCGGCTCCCTCCGGTGGCTCTGCCCCACCGTGAGCCTCGTCGACGACCGCGTCGGCGGGCCTCTCGACCCCACCCTCGATTACGTCGAGTGCGCTGCGACGGGCCCGGAGCGCGAGGGCAACGCCAACGACAAGCAGGAACAGTCCTGCGGCGTACACCTCGACGACGAGGGCCGTCGTCCCAGTCGGCGTGCTGGTCCACTTTGTCGGATACGCCTGCTCGAATAGGCCCACGGCGACGGCCGTCGCACCGACGCCGGCGAGGCCGATAGCTGTCGACCTGTGGCCCGACGGGAGCAGGACGACCAGACTCAGCAGGAACGTCGGAAGGCTTCCGGCTGCGAGCCCGAACGACGCCTCTCGCACGAGCAAGTGGGGGACATCTACAGCCTGACCGCTTCCGAGGAACGCACTGAGGGCTGTGGCTGCGAACAGGAGCGCTGTGGCGAACAGCGTCACGCCGGCATACACCGATAGTGGCGAGTGGTAGTGCTTTCCGCGTCCGATTGGACCGACCGTGCGAGCGTACCAGGCGAGGATACGGGAGTTGTCGACTTGGTCGATGTACTCCTCCTGAACGCGACCATCGTACGGCAGATCACCTGTCGACTCGGGACGAGGCTCGGGATCGAATTCCGAGTTGGCGAGTTCAGCCTCCCGGTCGGCCTGCTCGAACGCCGTCGCCAGATCGAGCGGCTCGTCGGTCGCGGGATCGGTCAGCGTGTCCTCATCCGGCTGTGTGAAGACGCCGTGTTCGAATCTGATCGGGGCTTCCTGGCCTCGGTAGACCTGATAGAGAATGTCGAGGACCTCAGCGCGGTCGTCGAGGATGGTTGTCTCGACCTGCGTCCTCGGCAACTGCGAGGCGACCCGCTGGACGCGGGCCCAGACTTCGTCGAGATACGGATCTTCGTCGTCGACAGTCGCCGCGCGGCCTCCGAAGGGGAGTGCATCAGTGATTGCGTCGAAGCGCCCCGCTTCTTCGTCCTCGCCTTTCCTGACTGCGACGGCGACGAAGAACCGCCGGTCGCGAACGTTCGCAAGCGCAATCGTCCGATCCAGCCACTCGGCGTGAGCGATCCGGCCGTACTCGAGGAGTGGTGAGTCGGTCACTCGGTCGCTGTCCGTCCCGACCAGCGCACCGCCGTCCGTGGCTGGTTCATCTGCGTTGTCTCGATCGTCGACGGTCGCCGTCGGCTGGCCGGTCGGTGTACCGGGCGCGTCCACCCCGACAAACTTCTCGATGTACTGGTCGCCGTTGAACCGAGTCGTGAGCGTTAGAAACTGCGTCGGGAACTGCAGGCCCCGCAGGAACGTCATGTACGAGACGTACAGGCTGTTCCGGCGCTCTTCCGAGAGCGTGAGCCACTCGCGAGGCTCGATCTCGATCAACATCGTGTATGCCGTCGGGGTCTCGATAACACCGCCGTCACGAACGTTTTCGAAGCCGAGGAGGTCAAGCGTCGATCCTCCAGCTCCCGCCCCGTTCTCGGGGGTCACGGTCTATCCTCCACGGTCGACCCGTCGATCTTCGGACGGGTGCGTTCGAGGCCACTGGGGTAGGCGAGATCAACGCCATCGGGGTCTGATGACTGATCAGCGGTCGTCTTCGGGGGCGACGTAATCCACTCGTCTTGGGTAACGCCCGCACCGAGATCACCGTCCTCGGGGTCAGGATGTCGCCAGACGTAGACGTTCGAGCCGGTCTTGTACTGGAAGACGGCGTGTGCGTACCGTAGAGGGCGCTGTCCGGGTGGCGTCTTCAGGAAGATCAGCCCGCCGATACTGATTCCGAGGGCGAACAGCGGGAAGGTGAACAGTAGTGGAAAGCCGATGGTGTAGAGGACGGCACACGGTGCGAGCGGGATAGCGAGCGACTCGGCGAGACGCTTTACAGAGAAGCCGAGAAATTTCGACTCTAGCAGGTTACTCGCGACCGGAACGGGGTCGGGCATCTACTCGCCCTCCCCCGGACACTCGTCCCCGGATGGAAGAACGCCGCCGGCTTCCAGCTGCTCGGCTCCCTTGATCAACATCCCGCGCCAGTTGACTCCGTGACGTTCGCGAACGGCTTCGAGCCGCTCGAACTGACGGTCGTCCTTGATGACGATACGGGTCGAGGTCATCTCTCGGCCCTCTCCACAGCGAATTCGGCAACGCCGTCCTCCCTGTGGTTCGTCTCGGACTCCACTGTTCGGAGCGTGCCGTTCGCGTCGAACAGGGACGGATCGAGTCGATGATCGGTGGTGGACGTATCCGGGCTGACTGGTGTTTCGTGCGTCTCGGCATCGGTTGATGATTCGACGGGTTGCTCACTGGGGTCGGTACTATTCGATTCCGACTGGCGACGTTCTCGCTCGGAGTCGTCCGATGTGAGCGCGAATCTGAGCTCACGTCCCTCGAGACGCTTAGCGCCCTGGATCAGCATCCCGCGCCACTGGACACCGTACTTATCCCGGATCGCCCGGAGCCGACGGTACTCCGCCTCACTTCTGAATTGAATTTCGATTTCAGGCATCCTACTCACCGCTTTCGGCTGGCACTCTCATCGAGAACCACAGCGGGACGGGGCAGATCGAAATCGGGAGTCACCGAGAGCACGGTCCCGAACGGCGTCACCGGTACGACGCTCGTTCGGAGGATGGACTGGGGTTGCATCACACCCCAGTGGTCGGTGGGACGAGCATTTGTTTATTTCAAGAATGCGTAACGCGTAACACTGCGTCTGGCGCACGGTTGCGTCAGCCGCAACCCTGCGATTTCCGCACTCTGAGCGAACTTTTGAGCCGGTTCTGCGTCGCTCCAGACAGCAGTATCATGTCACCGCTCCCCCTGCTCCTCAGCATCCCGGCGTTCGCCACTCGATTCGTCGCGACTACCCAGGATCTCCTTCTCCCGGTCGCGGGGCCGCTCACTCTCCTGATAGAGGGCTGGATCTCCCTCAGTAAGCACCCGTTCTCTGCGTTCGTTCTCGCTGCGGTTGATTTCGGTTCGATGCTGGACTTTCCGGCGTGGACGGACACCGTGTTCTCCATGGCCGGCCTCGTCCTGCTGGTTCTCGGTGTGATGGCGTGGCTGGGAAGTCACAGCGGGTATCGTCGGGCGTGGGGGCGACGGATGGCTTTCTCCGGCGGTAGCCTGTTCGTCGTCGGGACCGCGTTCGGAACCTTCGTGGACCTCCTGCAGTATGTCCTCGGATAGGCCTCGCGACCGAGTGCGTGATGCGTCTCCATCGCCGATAGCTTCGCTGTGGCGGCGTCTCCGCGACAGAATTCGGGCTGCCGCCGATCCGATTCGAGGCCGTCTGGTCGCTCTTCCCGTAGCCGTTTTCGGGACGGTTCTCATTATCGTCTCGAGCGCGGTCATCGGTGCTGCTGCGGGTGGGCTCGCCATTCCTAATCCCGAGCCAGGTGTCGAGAAGCACTACGACGGCACCTTCCGGGTCCTCGCCAGCAACGACCCCGACCCCGGACGCAGTTCTCAGACTGTCGGTGTCTACGAGTATGCAGACAACGGAAGCATCACAGCCGTCAACAGGACGGTCGTCACCCAGCCCGTCCAGCTGTGGGACTCGAATATTCAGTCGCGGGATGCTCTGGTCATCGCGAACGAATCCGATATGTACCAGAGCGGACTGCACGGTTTCGTTCAGGTTCCCTACCGCGACCGCTGGACGAAGCTAACGGACTGGTGGAACACCGAGTTCCGGATCCTTCCGCTCTACTCGGCCGATCCCTCCAAGGCGACGAGTACCGACGGTCGCTATACGGTCGAGGTTCGTCATCCGAACGGATGGTGGAATCCGGTGTACAACGCCAAGGTCGAGCGCGTCGACGGCAACCTCACCGTCACTAACCCGGCCGAGGCGCTCGTCCTCTCCTCGTACTCCAGTACGGTCATCGACCGGAAGATACAGATCATCGAAGGGCTCCTCCAGCACTCTGCGATGGCACCCAGTCCGGCAGCCGCACGAAGTACGTCTTCGGTCCCGACCCACAACGGAAGCGAAGTGTTCCCGACGGCGAATGGTGCCAGGATCAATCTTCAGTGGCAATCCGGGTCTCACGCTCTCGTCCGCGATGCATACGTCGGCACTGTCGATGTCGGCCCGGGCGTGTGGTACGACGGAAAGTATGTCACCCTCGATCGGCAATTTTCCGCCTACGTTCCCTGGGATTATCGGATCGTTGTGCCTCCACGTTATTCCGAGAGCGGATCGTGCACGATCCGTGGTCGGTCCTATTCGCTTACCCGATGGGCTACCTACCGCCTCGTGGATTCGAAGGCGGCAGTCACCGGCGTTTCGGCTGGGAATCTCAGTTTGGATCGCTCTCGACCCGGTGTGTGGACGACAGTCAACCTCACGGATTCGCAACTCCGCCCGCTCCCCCCGACCGAGTACAACCTTACTGCTACTCTTCGCGTCGAAACACGAGTCGAAACACGCTACGGCGTATCGAGCGGTCGCTGTTCGGAATGGACTGCCAGCCGGACGACGACACACACCCTCGAACGCGAATACACCGTCCCTCTCGAGACGGTCAATAGCGACGACCTTTCCGTGGATATCCGAGTGTACGACCGGCCCGGCCGGGACGTGGTCTCGATCGACTGGACCGGCGAGCAAGGATTGGCCGCCGGCGCCGCAGCGTGGGAAGACGTCGAGGTGCAGATCGGCGAGAAGACGATGTACGTGACCGCTCCGTGGCGGTTCTATTCAGTTTCGCGGAATACCCACGTCGAGGAGCGGACGAGCGGTAGCACCACCGCAATCGAGGCGTCACACTCCTATCAGGGCACGTATCCCGCGATGCTTCACTACCGAATGAGCCCGGCGAATGTGAGCGTCCTCGCCGACCAGCCTGCCGATCAGCACATCTGGTGGAACCGAACGTACGTGGTCCGGAATCGGTCGGTCCCGGCGACGCCGCTCCCGAGTTCGATCGTCGCGACCCAGAACACGAAACCGACGTATCTCTACGACCAGTTCGCCGGCGTCCTGAAGAGCACCGACCAGGTGACCGGCGAGTCCGTCACGGCAGAGGCGAGTGACGTCTGGGGACTCCCCGTGGATACCTCGGCGAGTGTGACCCGCTATCGGGAATCCGAGCTCACCGTCACTGTCAACCAGTCTGCTGGAACGGCCGAGGTATTCCTCACGAGCGCGACCGGCCTTCCGCTTCCCGGGCGTACCATCACATTCGACGGGGCAGCCGTAGAGCGCGTCACAACTGGTGCGGATGGTCGGGCGACCGTCGACGTGACAGGGACGATCGTTCGAGCGCATTTCGCTGGTGACCACTGGCGCGACTCGCGTCCGACCTACTATCTCGACGCCCACGGATATGGCGTGTCACAGACGGCGTTCGTCGGTGGGGCGACCGGAGTACTCGGCTACCTAAGCGCGGCTATCTCGAACGCGGTCATCTTCGTGGAGTGGCTGGTCTTCGGGATTTTCGCGTTGCTGTGGATGCGATTCATGCGAGAATCTCTTTGACCTGTTGGACGTGCCCACTGGACCCGCCCTTCTGCCAAAGTTCGTCTCGACTCCGGGAGTAGTAGTGCACCAGGCCCGTGTTCTAAGTTTCGGCGAGTGCTTCGGGGGGTTGTTATTTTGCGGGCCGATGGATTCGCGGGAAGTTAGACCAACTGGAGGATGTTCCCGTTCGAGGTGACGTGGAGATCACGACCCAACTTGTAGCCCTGTTTCGAAGCGAGGTCGACGTAGCCAGAGAAGCCCTGCATATCTTGGTGGGCCGGGATGACGTGCTGGGGCTGCAGCGCGTCCAGCATCTCGTAGTGACCCTCCTGTCGCAGGTGGCCGGAGACGTGGACGTCGTCGTAGATCCGCGCCCCTTGCATCCCGAGCAGCTTCTCGGACTGGTAGCGCTGGCCTTCGTTCGTCGGCTCCGGAATCACGCGCGCCGAGAAGATGACCTTGTCACCGTCGTCGAGTTCGTACGGCGTCTCGCCGCGACCCATCCGGGTGAGCATCGCCCGCGGCTCGCCTTGGTGGCCCGTGACGACCGGGAGAAAGTTCTCCTTGCCCTCGTCCATAATTCGGTTGAACGCGCGGTCGACGGACTTGCGATGCCCGTACATCCCGAGGTCGTCCGGGAAGCTCGCCGCACCGATGCGCTCGGCCGTCCCGGAGTATTTCTCCATCGAACGCCCGAGGAGGACGGGCTGGCGGCCGATCTCCTCGGCGAATTCGACGAGGCTCGTAACGCGGGCGATGTGGCTCGAGAACGTCGTCGCGACGATCCCGCCGTCGTAGTCTTCGAGACTCTGGATGACGTCGTGGAGTTGCTCTCGGGCGACGGCTTCGCTCGGTGTTCGCCCCTTCTTGTTCGCGTTGGTGCAATCCTCGATGTAGCAGAGGACACCCTCCCCCTCGCGGCCGATCTCGCGAAACCGCTTCATGTCGATGGGATCGCCGATGACCGGCGTGTGGTCCATCCGCTTGTCGAGTCCGTAGACGATGGCTCCCTCGGGCGTGTGGAGGACGGGATTGATCGCGTTGATGATCGAGTGCGTGACGTTGACGAACTCGAGTTCACACCGGTCGCCGATGGGCATCGTCTCGCCGGCGTCCATCTCGATGAGTTCGTTCTCGACGAGGAATTTGCTCTCGTCTTGGATCTCCTCTTTGACGAGTTCGAGCGTAAAGGGCGCAGCGACGATAGGGGCGTCGTATCGGTGTGCCAGTTTGCTGATGGCGCCGATGTGATCGAGGTGGCCGTGCGTCGGGACGATGGCCTGCACGTCGCCATCGAGGTCACTCATCACTCGGTCGTCCGGGATGGCGCCCATGTCGATCAGGTCGAGCGAATGCATCTCCTCCGTCTGGAGGTTGTCGTGAACCAGTACTTGAGAGAGATTGAGGCCCATGTCGAAGACGACGATGTCGTCGCCGGCACGGACGGCAGTCATCTGGCGGCCGACTTCCTCGTAGCCACCGATAGTTGCGATTTCGATTTCCATAGTTGGGGTCCGATCAGAGCGATCCCAGAACTCGTCAAAGTCCGCCTGGTGAAGGAGAGCCGGTGTGAATCTGGCTTCGGCGGGCGGAAAATATGGTTCCCCCGGTCGATGTCTCCAGCGTCACCCGTTCCCGGGGACAACGCGTATTTCGGTTACGTGAACCCTGTCGGTCCCGATCTAAATACCCGTGGATTCGACTACCTCAGTGCGTGCGATCCGCCATCGACCGACGGTCTGCGGTCGTTCGAGCGCACCTTCCGCGTCGAAGAGGCCGTGGCTGTCTTTCGGTTCGCCGGGGTACTCGCGAGCCGCGTCCGGATGGAACGTGACGCTGAGACTCGACTCGTCCGGCACCTCGATAACGCCGTCCTCGACGGTGAAGTCGTGGTCGATGATCCACTCCTATCCAACTCGCAATTCGGTTTCGGTACCCGTTTTGCGATGCCGCTGGAATCCGGAGTCGAGATGGCCCTGATGAACGACGAGTTGCAGTTTTCCTCGCTCTATCTCACCCGATTCGCGGGGAGCTTCGGGTTCATGACGGTATTGACGCTCCTCCCGGACTACATCGATGCACTCGGAGCGACCGGTGTGACGATCGGTCTCTTCATCACCGCCCTCGAACTCGCCCGCACGGTCGGTATCGTCCCGCTCGGGTGGGCCGGGGATCGATACAGCAAGCGGCTGCTCCTCGTCGGATCGTTGCTCGTGAGTGCGCTGGCGTATCTGGCCTTCGCTCGCGTCACGACGATTCCCGGATTTCTCGTCGCACGATTCCTCCAGGGACTCGGACTCACCGGCACGGGCCTGTTGAGCCTCGCCCTGGTTGGCGAACTCGCACCGAACGACGGCCGCGCCAATCTCATCGGCAAGTACAACGCCTTTCGGATGGCCGCCGGTATCGCGGGGACGATAGGCGCTGGCATCCTCTTCGCGCTCACCGGGTTCGATATCCTGTTTGGGCTGCTGGCGATCCTTCTGATCATCGCCGCCGGAAGCGTCTGGTTGTTCGTCGACGGCGACGAAACCACTGTCACGGGCTTCGCGTTCACCGATCTCGCGGTGAATCGCCGGATCGTGACACTCACCAGCTTTCGCGCTCAGTACGCCGTGGCCGTGTCGCTCGTTCGGAATTGGGTGCCGATCTTCGTCGGTGTGTCGGCGGCCCAAGGCGGGCTGGCGTCCGGCACTGTCGTTGTCGGCGCAGTCCTTGCAGCGGAGAAGTTGACGAATATGCTCTGTCAGCCCATTACGGGACGTTTCTCGGATCGACAGGGTCGGGCGCTGTTCGTCTTCCTCGGCGGTGGCGCGTACGGATTGATCGCGCTCGCGTTTCCGTTCGCTCCGTCGTTCGATGGACTGCTCACGCTCTCCGTTCCGATGGCTGGAGAGATCACCAGCGCCGTCGTCGTGGCCCTCGTTCTCAACGGGCTTCTCGGAATCGCGGACGCGTTTCGGGAACCGGCGAGCATGGCGCTGTTCGCGGACGAGGGGAAAGGCGAGGGCATCACGAGTAGCTTCGGGATCCGATCACTCGTCTGGAAACCGGGGAGCGTCCTCGCTCCGTTAGCCGGTGGCTGGGTGATGGGACAGTTCGGCATCCAGTGGGTGTTCTTTGTGGGTGGACTCGCCGCGCTGTCGGGCGTCGCGACGTTTCTCGGCATTCTGTCGTGGAATCACGGGTCGCGTGCACTCCATCGGTGGTAGCTACCCTGCGACGAGGAATGAGGTTCTGGACCCCGGTCCGATGAGACGTACTGTCGATACCTCCTCTCGTTAATTGTCGACTTCAAATCCGAGAAAATAATGAGTTATCCGTCTGGACTCTCACCGTGGACGTAGTCACCACGGAACAGCCATGGCAGGGAAATACGATCTGGTCATCGTCGGCGGTGGAATCAGTGGCGCGTCGCTGTTGTACACGACCGCGAAGTTCACGAATATCGACTCGATCGCGTTGATCGAGAAGGAGTCGGAGATCGCGGCGATCAACTCCCACCACACGAACAACTCCCAGACGCTCCATTTCGGCGATATCGAGACCAACTACACGCTCGAGAAGGCGAAAGAAGTGAAAGAGGGGGCGGAGCTGCTCGCGGGCTACCTGGAGGCCCACGACCCCGATGACGAGATGCACGCCCGGCGGAGCAAGATGGTCCTCGCGGTCGGCGACGAAGAGGTGTCGGAACTCGAACGGCGGTACGACGAGGAGGGGTTCGGCGACCTCTTTCCCAAACTGCGACCGATCGAACGCGAGGAGATCGCGAAGATCGAACCGAACGTCGTCGAGGGGCGCGATCCAGAGGTCGATCTCCTAGCACTCCAGACGCCGGACGGCTACGTCGTCGACTACGGCCGGACCACGAAATCGTTCGTCGACCGTGCCTCCGAAGAATCCCACGTCGACATCTACACCGGCACCGAAGTCACGGACGTGACGCCGACGCTCGATGGCTACACCATCGACACGACGGACGGCCGTTTCGACTGTGAGGCGGCCGTCGTCGCCGCCGGTTCCCACAGCCTCCAGATCGCGAAAGAGCTCGGCTACGGACAGGACAAGGTGTTGCTCCCCGTTGCTGGGAGCTTCTTCCTCGCCGACGACCTCCTGAACGGGAAGGTGTACACCCTGCAGATGAAGAAATTGCCCTTCGCCGCAGTTCACGGCGACGCCGATGTCCACGATCCGAGCGTGACGCGGTTCGGCCCGACCGCGAAGCTCGTTCCGACGCTCGAACGCGGTCGGTTCTCGACGGTGTCGGACTTCCTCGACGTGTTCGGACTGAACGCGGCGGCGGCGCTCAGCTACGCCAACGTCCTCTCTGATCGAGTACTCCTCCCCTATGTCCTGCGAAATCTCGTGTACGACCTTCCGGAGGTCGGGCCGCGTCAGTTCCTCCCGCACGTCCAGAAGGTCGTGCCGAACGTCGACCTCGAGGATCTCGAACGGGCGACCGGATACGGCGGCGTCCGACCACAGATCGTCGACACGAGCCAGAAATCCCTCGACATGGGCGAGGCGAAGATCGTCGGCGACGACATCATCTTCAACATCACACCGTCGCCGGGTGCCTCGACCTGTCTCAAAAATGCCATGCGAGACACGCGGACGCTACTCGAGTTCCTCGACGGCGACTACGCGTTCGACGAGACGGCCTTCCGTGCCGATACGATCGACAACTTCCCACGCGGTGACGCTGCTGACAGCCTCGCCGGGGACGACATTGTGGACGGAGTCCCTGCGATGGACGATTGATACGGATTATTGTA includes:
- a CDS encoding VirB4 family type IV secretion system protein, whose protein sequence is MIKRFTQTFSNETTEESVERQPIDELSGDETRHALDYLALLDRETTTENIEWAAYQLQAEDVDLATPMETLKERGELDKRLIAPRVVQDYPKFQVRDDRISQVLTVTSFPRKVGLGWLVPLTLADVDLRLSLHVKPRAAKDVRRQLQKRYTQAVTSLSVKQKRGRTDTYQDELERQDLERLLRNTIRGTTKLYDVSIYLELVADTREDLDEMLDRVEAILAEQDVDLSPVKHQQLDAIGSVAPLASDTIDNTHPIQLEALGTFFNLVEPSIYDPEGVLFGFDDTKRPVILDRYALSGHSMAISGKTGSGKSYFRKLEIYRRLLADPNVQCILFDPAGDDYPRFAQSLGGEVIRFGGNYTVNPMDISPPADAEQENGDDTYALTIRSVIEMLHTHFDQRDGMSAGEEGILIQAAHYAYISKGIILGEFDTYARESPTLDDLIRGVNVIAAGGLEAAHEAGVIDGVELGQFQSYGVPNAEEAELGDEVGPLHGGRISITDTIVTPTDHHQELARSLQPKFESFKPGGINHNLNGQTNLDLSSRLVVMDMSSFADTGEMPLILHAMLSWAYLEAKQSPYKVDVTFDEAHYLLGRPAARDLINLYIRHARHYEAGLTLMSQTAHEFVRTNERREVYENCDVKCLFYAESVSEETADYYGFSTDEIRFIQTAARGQDSDYSECLLATSVHGRRRLEIRSGPFEHTVLDDKLDPWDWLAGVEGIDLAEGDGTPRGASFHEDLEMTDLPHVMNRDMDLQMAMEADHEDVHATELNDVVDADQEIDPDGGSDAVTNGHTTEEP
- a CDS encoding DUF7139 domain-containing protein, with translation MTPENGAGAGGSTLDLLGFENVRDGGVIETPTAYTMLIEIEPREWLTLSEERRNSLYVSYMTFLRGLQFPTQFLTLTTRFNGDQYIEKFVGVDAPGTPTGQPTATVDDRDNADEPATDGGALVGTDSDRVTDSPLLEYGRIAHAEWLDRTIALANVRDRRFFVAVAVRKGEDEEAGRFDAITDALPFGGRAATVDDEDPYLDEVWARVQRVASQLPRTQVETTILDDRAEVLDILYQVYRGQEAPIRFEHGVFTQPDEDTLTDPATDEPLDLATAFEQADREAELANSEFDPEPRPESTGDLPYDGRVQEEYIDQVDNSRILAWYARTVGPIGRGKHYHSPLSVYAGVTLFATALLFAATALSAFLGSGQAVDVPHLLVREASFGLAAGSLPTFLLSLVVLLPSGHRSTAIGLAGVGATAVAVGLFEQAYPTKWTSTPTGTTALVVEVYAAGLFLLVVGVALALRARRSALDVIEGGVERPADAVVDEAHGGAEPPEGADV
- a CDS encoding Ig-like domain-containing protein, producing the protein MDIRVYDRPGRDVVSIDWTGEQGLAAGAAAWEDVEVQIGEKTMYVTAPWRFYSVSRNTHVEERTSGSTTAIEASHSYQGTYPAMLHYRMSPANVSVLADQPADQHIWWNRTYVVRNRSVPATPLPSSIVATQNTKPTYLYDQFAGVLKSTDQVTGESVTAEASDVWGLPVDTSASVTRYRESELTVTVNQSAGTAEVFLTSATGLPLPGRTITFDGAAVERVTTGADGRATVDVTGTIVRAHFAGDHWRDSRPTYYLDAHGYGVSQTAFVGGATGVLGYLSAAISNAVIFVEWLVFGIFALLWMRFMRESL
- a CDS encoding ribonuclease J, with protein sequence MEIEIATIGGYEEVGRQMTAVRAGDDIVVFDMGLNLSQVLVHDNLQTEEMHSLDLIDMGAIPDDRVMSDLDGDVQAIVPTHGHLDHIGAISKLAHRYDAPIVAAPFTLELVKEEIQDESKFLVENELIEMDAGETMPIGDRCELEFVNVTHSIINAINPVLHTPEGAIVYGLDKRMDHTPVIGDPIDMKRFREIGREGEGVLCYIEDCTNANKKGRTPSEAVAREQLHDVIQSLEDYDGGIVATTFSSHIARVTSLVEFAEEIGRQPVLLGRSMEKYSGTAERIGAASFPDDLGMYGHRKSVDRAFNRIMDEGKENFLPVVTGHQGEPRAMLTRMGRGETPYELDDGDKVIFSARVIPEPTNEGQRYQSEKLLGMQGARIYDDVHVSGHLRQEGHYEMLDALQPQHVIPAHQDMQGFSGYVDLASKQGYKLGRDLHVTSNGNILQLV
- a CDS encoding MFS transporter, which encodes MMNDELQFSSLYLTRFAGSFGFMTVLTLLPDYIDALGATGVTIGLFITALELARTVGIVPLGWAGDRYSKRLLLVGSLLVSALAYLAFARVTTIPGFLVARFLQGLGLTGTGLLSLALVGELAPNDGRANLIGKYNAFRMAAGIAGTIGAGILFALTGFDILFGLLAILLIIAAGSVWLFVDGDETTVTGFAFTDLAVNRRIVTLTSFRAQYAVAVSLVRNWVPIFVGVSAAQGGLASGTVVVGAVLAAEKLTNMLCQPITGRFSDRQGRALFVFLGGGAYGLIALAFPFAPSFDGLLTLSVPMAGEITSAVVVALVLNGLLGIADAFREPASMALFADEGKGEGITSSFGIRSLVWKPGSVLAPLAGGWVMGQFGIQWVFFVGGLAALSGVATFLGILSWNHGSRALHRW
- a CDS encoding FAD-dependent oxidoreductase, with product MAGKYDLVIVGGGISGASLLYTTAKFTNIDSIALIEKESEIAAINSHHTNNSQTLHFGDIETNYTLEKAKEVKEGAELLAGYLEAHDPDDEMHARRSKMVLAVGDEEVSELERRYDEEGFGDLFPKLRPIEREEIAKIEPNVVEGRDPEVDLLALQTPDGYVVDYGRTTKSFVDRASEESHVDIYTGTEVTDVTPTLDGYTIDTTDGRFDCEAAVVAAGSHSLQIAKELGYGQDKVLLPVAGSFFLADDLLNGKVYTLQMKKLPFAAVHGDADVHDPSVTRFGPTAKLVPTLERGRFSTVSDFLDVFGLNAAAALSYANVLSDRVLLPYVLRNLVYDLPEVGPRQFLPHVQKVVPNVDLEDLERATGYGGVRPQIVDTSQKSLDMGEAKIVGDDIIFNITPSPGASTCLKNAMRDTRTLLEFLDGDYAFDETAFRADTIDNFPRGDAADSLAGDDIVDGVPAMDD